Part of the Paenibacillus sp. JNUCC32 genome is shown below.
GTTGAAAGCGGATTCCGTGGAGAATGCTCCCGGGAGGAGGTTGCCAGATTGCAGGCATTGGCCAAGGAGCATCAATGTGCCTGCACGATTGGCCTCGGCGGAGGCAAAGCGATCGATACGGCAAAATGCGTAGCCGAAGGCGAGGCACTGATTATCGTTCCGACGATTGCGGCAACCGATGCACCGACAAGCCATTCGGCGGTTCTCTATACCCCCGAAGGCGAATTCGACGATTACGCTTATTTTAAGCAAAGCCCAAGCGTCGTCATGATCGATACAACGGTTATTGCGAAAGCGCCAACTCGATTCCTTGTTGCTGGAATGGGGGATGCGCTCTCGACTTATTTCGAAGCAAGAGCGACGGCTCAATCGTACTCCAATGTCAATGCCGGTTTGCCGTGCGGCGGCGAGGCCAAGGGAACGATCACCGCATTGGGACTTGCCAAGCTATGTTATGACACCCTGCTCGAGAACGGATATCGGGCGAAACTGGCCTGCGATCAGAACATCGTGACGCCTGCGCTGGAGAATATCATCGAGACGAATATTCTGTTATCGGGTTTGGGCTTCGAGAGCGGCGGTTTGGCAGCGATTCATGCGATTCACAATGGCTTGACGGCTTTGGAAGGAACGCACCATTATTATCACGGCGAGAAGGTAGCCTTCAGCACGATTGCCCAATTGGTGCTTGAGAATGCGGAACAGGATGAAATGAAGGAAGTGCTGGATTTCTGTCTGTCGATCGGTCTTCCCGTATGCCTGGCGGATATCGGCGTAGAGCATGTCACTTACGAGGAATTGCTTGAGGTTGCCAAGAAGGCATGCATTGCCGAGGAATCCATTCATTCGATGCCGTTCCCGATTTCGGAGGAAGCGGTAGCATCGGCCATTATGGCGGCTGACCAGTTGGGCCGTCAATATAAATCAAGCAAGGAGATCTAAGATGAAGAAAATCATGAACAAACCGGAAACCTTGGTTCGGGAAATGTGCAATGGGCTGGTACTGGCGCATCCCGAGCTGGCGTTCGACCCTAAATACAAAGTAATTTCAAAAAAAGAGATCAATCAAGGTAAAGTCACCCTGATCAGCGGCGGCGGAAGCGGGCACGAACCGGCCCATGCCGGATTTGTGGGAACCGGGATGCTGGATACGGCGGTTTGCGGGGACGTATTTGCTTCCCCATCCCAAATCCAGGTGTACCAAGCGATCCGCAGCTCCGCCAGCGATAAGGGGACGCTGCTTATTATCAAGAACTACAGCGGCGACATCATGAACTTCAAGAATGCAGCCCATCTCGCAGGCGAAGACGGCATTGAAGTGGATTACGTCAAGGTGGACGATGACATCGCCGTGGAAGACAGCCTCTATACGGTTGGGAGAAGAGGAGTTGCCGGAACGGTGCTCGTTCATAAGGTGGCCGGAGCGGCCGCGGAAGCGGGACTGTCCCTGCCGGAAGTGAAAGAAGCGGCGCAGCATGCGATCAACCATGTCCGCAGCATCGGCTTCGCGTTTAGCTCCTGCACCGTTCCCGCGAAAGGTACCCCGACGTTTCAGATCGAGGATGGCGAGATGGAATATGGCGTCGGCATTCACGGCGAACCGGGAATCCGCAGGGAGAAAGCCGTTCCAGCGGATGAGCTGGCGCAGCGGATGGTTACGTCTTTGCTGGATAACCTGGAGCTGGATGATGCTTCGGAAGCCGAAGTTGCCGTACTGATCAACGGGTTTGGCGGCACGCCGCTGCAGGAGCTGTATTTGCTGAACAATTCCGTGACGCGTGAATTGACGGCTCGAAACAAGCGGGTATTCAAAGGATTTGTCGGCAACTATATGACCAGCATCGATATGGCCGGTGCCTCGGTAACGATCATGAAGCTGGACGAGACGCTCAAGAAGTGGCTGTCTGCGCCATGCGATACGCCGGCACTAACGGTCAAGGGCGCATTCGAGCCCGTGAATTATACCGAGGTGATTCCACAAGAGAAGTCAGAAGGCACGGTATCGTATAAAAACAATACGGATGCCGCGGCAGCGGTGATTAAGAACAACCGGTTATCCTTGCAAAATATCGTGTACCTGATCGATCAGATGAGCGAGGTCATCATCGAGAACGAGGTGCCGTTCTGCGAGCTCGACGCCCATGCGGGAGACGGCGATTTCGGGATGAGCGTCGCCAAGGGCTTCAAGCAGCTAAAATCGGAGTGGAACGATCTGCTTACCCATCACCTTCGCGATATCGGCGATTTCCTCGACGCCTGCTCGATGATCATTATGGAGCACTGCGGCGGGGCTTCGGGACCGATCTGGGGATCGGCGTTCCGAGCCGCAAGCAAATATGCAGGGCAGAAACAGGAGCTGTCCGTTCATGAGGTCGCGGAGATGATGCAGGCCGTCGTCAAAGGAATTCAGGATACGGGCGAAAGATCCTTCGGAAGAGGAGCCGTCGTCGGCGATAAGACGCTGATCGATGCGCTCGTGCCGTTCGCGGATGCCTGGACGCAGAGTGGAGAGCAAGGCGAAGACATGAAGCCGGCAGCGATCAAAGCGGCCGAAGCGGCGGTGCTCGGCGCGCAGAAGACGGCGGATATCGTTGCCCGAATGGGTAGAGCGGGCACGGTAGGGGAACGCAGCATCGGATACCCGGATGCGGGCGCGTATGCGCTCGGGGTTATTTTCACCGAGCTGGCTAAAGTGATGAAGTAATTCCGAAGCAAGAAAGACAGCAATAAGCTACTACGCTACTACTACTACTAACTAAAAGAATTCATAAAAAAACCACCAATTAAAGTTGGTGGTTTTTTTTATTTGGATAGGTGAATGGTCAAAGGGAATGAAATGGACAGAGACATTTTCATTCTGCCCTTCCTTGTTCTCGTGCGAGTTAACGCATATTCGGTGTTCGTAGGCCATGTTCGCACAACGCTTGATGGAGCACAATATGTAACATATGAATCCTGATAACAGGTTCATATGTTACACATACTCCGTATTAACTAAGATCAAAAATCGCGGAGATTCTGATGAAAAATAAAGGACAGCAGCGGGATTTCGCCGGACAGACGGGTGACAATGCACATCTTACACATTTACGATGTCATGCTGTCTTCTCTACACTTTGGAATGTAAGCGTTACCTGTTAATCACTGAAACGTGATGTACGTGAGTGAACCAGATAACCTGACATGAATCGATATGTAAGAAAGGAGGGGAAACATGAAGGGAAAAAGACTGCTTGCTGTGATATCCGAAAGACGTTCCATCCATCGCGAAACGAAGCCGCCTAATCCAGGTGTAAACCAAACGTCTCTTGGTAAACGAATCAGGG
Proteins encoded:
- a CDS encoding glycerol dehydrogenase, which translates into the protein MRRAFISPTKYVQGENELLNLGYFVKTFGDSALLIAHPDDVARVKDKLDATKQTFNITLVESGFRGECSREEVARLQALAKEHQCACTIGLGGGKAIDTAKCVAEGEALIIVPTIAATDAPTSHSAVLYTPEGEFDDYAYFKQSPSVVMIDTTVIAKAPTRFLVAGMGDALSTYFEARATAQSYSNVNAGLPCGGEAKGTITALGLAKLCYDTLLENGYRAKLACDQNIVTPALENIIETNILLSGLGFESGGLAAIHAIHNGLTALEGTHHYYHGEKVAFSTIAQLVLENAEQDEMKEVLDFCLSIGLPVCLADIGVEHVTYEELLEVAKKACIAEESIHSMPFPISEEAVASAIMAADQLGRQYKSSKEI
- the dhaK gene encoding dihydroxyacetone kinase subunit DhaK gives rise to the protein MKKIMNKPETLVREMCNGLVLAHPELAFDPKYKVISKKEINQGKVTLISGGGSGHEPAHAGFVGTGMLDTAVCGDVFASPSQIQVYQAIRSSASDKGTLLIIKNYSGDIMNFKNAAHLAGEDGIEVDYVKVDDDIAVEDSLYTVGRRGVAGTVLVHKVAGAAAEAGLSLPEVKEAAQHAINHVRSIGFAFSSCTVPAKGTPTFQIEDGEMEYGVGIHGEPGIRREKAVPADELAQRMVTSLLDNLELDDASEAEVAVLINGFGGTPLQELYLLNNSVTRELTARNKRVFKGFVGNYMTSIDMAGASVTIMKLDETLKKWLSAPCDTPALTVKGAFEPVNYTEVIPQEKSEGTVSYKNNTDAAAAVIKNNRLSLQNIVYLIDQMSEVIIENEVPFCELDAHAGDGDFGMSVAKGFKQLKSEWNDLLTHHLRDIGDFLDACSMIIMEHCGGASGPIWGSAFRAASKYAGQKQELSVHEVAEMMQAVVKGIQDTGERSFGRGAVVGDKTLIDALVPFADAWTQSGEQGEDMKPAAIKAAEAAVLGAQKTADIVARMGRAGTVGERSIGYPDAGAYALGVIFTELAKVMK